One window of the Peptacetobacter hiranonis genome contains the following:
- a CDS encoding histidine phosphatase family protein — protein sequence MGNTYYIARHGQTEWNILGKTQGHGNSPLTEKGLAQANELAEGMDKYPLDMIFSSDLGRAMQTAEAVGKRFGIEVQPTEALREMGFGEWEGRLIPEITEKYPEIYKTWRNEPHLAKIPGGETLDVIKERLEKFIDELNEKYDNKNILLVSHSVTVRVLLLLMLDSPMKNIYRIKQDNTALNIVEWRHYGPVVTKMNDTSHIKGDYKLNNSALE from the coding sequence ATGGGAAACACTTATTATATAGCTAGACATGGACAGACAGAATGGAATATATTAGGAAAAACTCAGGGGCATGGAAATTCACCTCTAACAGAAAAAGGTCTTGCTCAGGCAAATGAACTTGCAGAGGGCATGGATAAATATCCACTGGATATGATATTCTCAAGCGATTTAGGAAGAGCAATGCAGACAGCAGAAGCAGTTGGAAAGAGATTTGGGATAGAAGTGCAGCCGACAGAAGCTTTAAGAGAAATGGGATTTGGAGAATGGGAAGGTAGATTAATTCCAGAAATAACTGAAAAATACCCAGAAATATACAAAACTTGGAGAAATGAGCCACATCTTGCAAAAATTCCTGGTGGGGAAACTTTAGATGTGATAAAGGAAAGATTAGAAAAATTCATAGACGAATTAAATGAAAAATATGATAACAAGAATATTTTACTAGTTAGTCATTCAGTGACAGTTAGGGTGCTTCTATTATTAATGTTAGACTCACCAATGAAAAATATATACAGAATTAAACAGGATAACACAGCTTTAAATATAGTAGAGTGGAGACATTACGGTCCAGTTGTTACTAAGATGAATGATACATCTCATATAAAAGGGGATT